A portion of the Stigmatella aurantiaca DW4/3-1 genome contains these proteins:
- a CDS encoding tail protein encodes MATVELPALYVDTVSLFAETRRPLLLNRAPSPGAADIPVDSTLALEVVDVGVDGIARAATRVWVDGLLAFEGGTSVEVQPAFAGPLAEVTQTADTLRVVLHPTVPLASQATVSVRVVSATAGGEHLLDKTYTFTVEDRTAPRLVGAQAVGPKSVRLAFDEDVRVPSTAHFTFTPRGAPAVPVASLEAAADCTLVHLVLDTEMTPDVVYEALVQGVTDAHGNPVLAPYHRATFSGFRPARPPARSFQLWDMLPRHNRRDDVTGDLYRFISCLQEVTDLLLSDLDAFPDFFDLERAPEAFLDAILQDLGNPFAFELDVLARRRLASILVAMYQQKGTALGLRNAIRFFLGVEVKTISPFASDTLVLGESELGVDWVLGPSERFARYAFNVEVERRLSPSERQRLRALVEYLKPAHTHFVDLVEPLPPILPEHWELGLSELGETTTLH; translated from the coding sequence ATGGCCACGGTTGAGCTGCCCGCCCTCTACGTCGACACCGTCTCCCTCTTCGCCGAGACACGCCGCCCCCTCCTCCTCAACCGTGCTCCGAGCCCAGGAGCGGCGGACATCCCCGTTGACTCCACGCTGGCGCTGGAGGTGGTGGACGTCGGCGTGGACGGCATTGCCCGGGCGGCCACGCGCGTCTGGGTGGACGGCCTCTTGGCTTTCGAGGGTGGGACCAGCGTCGAGGTGCAACCCGCCTTCGCCGGGCCCCTGGCGGAGGTGACACAGACGGCGGACACCCTGCGTGTGGTGCTCCACCCGACGGTGCCACTGGCCAGCCAGGCCACCGTCTCCGTGCGCGTCGTCTCCGCCACGGCCGGCGGCGAGCACCTCCTCGACAAGACGTACACCTTCACCGTGGAGGACAGGACAGCGCCCCGTCTCGTGGGTGCTCAGGCCGTGGGGCCCAAGTCGGTGCGCCTCGCCTTCGACGAGGACGTGCGGGTGCCGTCCACGGCGCACTTCACCTTCACGCCTCGCGGCGCTCCCGCAGTCCCAGTGGCTTCCCTTGAGGCCGCAGCCGACTGCACTCTCGTCCACCTCGTCCTCGACACGGAAATGACGCCGGACGTGGTGTACGAGGCACTCGTACAAGGAGTGACGGACGCACACGGCAACCCGGTGCTCGCCCCCTACCACCGCGCCACCTTCTCGGGCTTCCGGCCTGCCCGGCCACCCGCCCGGAGCTTCCAGCTCTGGGACATGCTGCCCCGCCACAACCGCCGCGATGACGTAACGGGCGACTTGTACCGCTTCATCTCCTGTCTCCAGGAGGTGACGGACCTGCTCCTCTCCGACTTGGATGCCTTCCCCGACTTCTTCGACTTGGAGCGCGCGCCAGAGGCCTTTCTGGACGCCATCCTCCAAGACTTGGGCAACCCCTTCGCCTTCGAGCTGGACGTCCTCGCCCGGCGGCGGCTGGCCTCCATCCTCGTGGCCATGTACCAGCAAAAGGGCACCGCGCTGGGCCTACGCAACGCCATCCGCTTCTTCCTCGGAGTCGAGGTGAAGACCATCTCCCCCTTCGCCTCAGACACCCTCGTGCTAGGTGAGTCCGAATTGGGCGTCGACTGGGTACTGGGGCCCTCGGAGCGCTTCGCCCGTTACGCCTTCAACGTCGAGGTGGAGCGCCGCCTCTCGCCCTCGGAGCGCCAACGCCTGCGCGCCCTCGTCGAGTACCTCAAGCCCGCCCACACCCACTTCGTGGACTTGGTGGAGCCCCTGCCGCCCATTCTCCCTGAGCACTGGGAGCTGGGACTCAGCGAGTTGGGTGAGACGACGACACTCCACTGA
- a CDS encoding DUF4365 domain-containing protein, with protein sequence MTDHEDLGPLPRAERSNELERECIAELQRRLPVDRLVFRREGSDDFGVDGALELLVGGFATNFRADAQLKATDHPQFNRDGTLSLAVDVSNLNYLLNGLSPIYLLYVAPMGEIFYAWGQDEKRRIETSSSRWREQKTVVVRFARRMDVAGVDDICERIREESSIRRSLDGDQRKGKQDALTSEPPEQQARAKEFESERARQIEESRAYSKQLYEEKKKAKPKLKRHWEKVLDQKLSNRELEGFANKLQFFDVHEIMEAISIAASKELDSYVPYVHGILNRWRDAPASRSQVGRGRDSQPPATLAVGRRTAKQASPISTASEQKVTATLPPFQQSPDKEEAGERSDFFAMALFEDLEPSEPDKRYTLVRWHMLNFEDGVLDASGAESCSFPYFHMAAAHIPPSSIPLESMSLDAKMRPQGCSPLREMQGYVTSWMVSKDDMRSHDPQAAMERWVRGTKDEDIQKHSNPKGMYILGLWVHKPTNNEHDLRGYLVCRAKIVGEGEEPKFQSRGTWHLHEAISWLPSPTLMMPDWRMYADEKDVPARRFAMEDKPIATWYAPTEVVEEQSDSWGEHSGDAAPQQKRAARLKR encoded by the coding sequence ATGACTGATCACGAAGACCTGGGGCCCTTACCTAGGGCCGAGCGTAGCAATGAGCTTGAGCGGGAATGCATCGCCGAGCTTCAGCGGCGCCTGCCAGTTGACCGACTAGTCTTTCGCCGTGAAGGCTCTGATGACTTCGGTGTCGATGGGGCATTGGAATTGCTCGTGGGTGGTTTTGCCACAAACTTCAGGGCTGATGCGCAACTCAAGGCAACTGACCACCCACAATTCAATCGCGATGGAACGCTGTCGCTCGCAGTCGATGTGTCGAATCTGAATTATCTATTGAACGGCTTGAGCCCCATCTATCTCCTGTATGTCGCCCCGATGGGAGAGATTTTTTATGCCTGGGGTCAAGATGAAAAGAGGCGAATCGAGACGAGTAGCTCACGTTGGCGTGAACAGAAAACCGTGGTTGTACGATTTGCCCGGCGTATGGATGTCGCAGGGGTGGATGATATTTGTGAGAGAATCAGGGAGGAATCCTCGATTCGTCGAAGTTTGGATGGCGACCAACGCAAGGGCAAGCAGGATGCTCTGACATCCGAACCGCCGGAACAGCAGGCTCGGGCAAAAGAATTTGAGAGTGAGCGTGCCCGGCAGATCGAGGAATCTAGAGCATATTCAAAGCAGCTCTATGAGGAAAAAAAGAAGGCCAAGCCCAAACTTAAAAGACACTGGGAAAAGGTGCTTGATCAGAAGCTCAGCAATCGAGAACTGGAGGGCTTCGCCAATAAGCTTCAGTTCTTCGATGTGCATGAGATTATGGAGGCGATCAGTATTGCTGCCAGCAAGGAGCTCGATAGCTATGTGCCGTACGTGCATGGTATTTTGAACCGATGGCGCGATGCCCCGGCGTCACGGTCGCAGGTCGGCCGGGGGCGCGATTCGCAGCCGCCTGCCACTTTGGCAGTAGGCCGACGAACTGCGAAACAGGCGTCCCCAATTAGCACTGCATCCGAGCAAAAAGTGACGGCGACCTTGCCCCCGTTTCAGCAGAGTCCGGATAAGGAGGAAGCTGGCGAGCGCTCGGATTTCTTTGCTATGGCTCTGTTTGAGGACCTTGAGCCGAGCGAGCCGGATAAACGCTATACGCTCGTTCGTTGGCACATGCTTAACTTTGAAGATGGCGTGCTTGACGCCTCGGGAGCGGAGTCTTGCTCCTTTCCGTATTTTCACATGGCGGCAGCACACATTCCACCAAGCTCGATTCCGCTCGAGTCCATGAGTCTTGATGCAAAGATGCGTCCCCAAGGCTGCTCTCCATTGCGAGAGATGCAAGGATATGTGACTTCTTGGATGGTGAGCAAGGATGACATGAGGAGCCACGATCCCCAAGCAGCTATGGAGCGATGGGTTCGCGGCACGAAGGATGAAGATATCCAGAAGCATTCGAACCCAAAAGGGATGTACATATTGGGTCTTTGGGTTCACAAGCCGACGAACAATGAGCATGATCTTCGAGGATATCTTGTATGTCGTGCCAAGATCGTGGGAGAAGGAGAGGAGCCGAAGTTTCAATCTCGAGGGACGTGGCATCTGCACGAGGCCATCTCCTGGCTACCCTCGCCCACTCTGATGATGCCCGATTGGCGAATGTATGCCGATGAGAAAGATGTGCCAGCTCGACGTTTTGCTATGGAAGACAAGCCAATAGCCACCTGGTATGCTCCAACTGAAGTTGTTGAGGAGCAGTCGGATTCGTGGGGTGAACACTCAGGCGACGCGGCACCTCAACAGAAACGGGCGGCAAGGCTGAAGCGCTAG
- a CDS encoding TIR domain-containing protein, whose amino-acid sequence MSNSGGGAATHGGIEFQQRVSAWFAVALLKGKDLAQDLELDAPFVSESLSWETSAAIDDLLLRAGSHSLLVQVKRSLNLSSGEDSEFRGVLDQFVSRFLVHPGENEHFVLIVSPRASQRIKDDLKKLLLSIRLNEAGYPDNPRSKQEDKVLQDFRQDVADAFMALGSLPMTENRFVHFCKKVRVVVMDVEANAPHEQSALMMLGDIPRIGDSAPLVWPLVIAQCLRFGTGRLSCTRDALGSIVFASLERASADIETQPEPETADESHRPLKLFFSYTHADTPHRIALERHLFPLIRSGRIKLSYDRKIAIGAQWEPDVHLHLESADLILVLVSQGFLASNYCWDIELKRALERHELGQARVLPIFIEPCHWQDASFAHLQGLPSHGKALTEGPLEQGYAKVVQELATLIQGLESSAGPNRAAPGGFERERYLRSLLARLEQLEDENLFSPDAYIELSKDITTPAVDPHPDFEGEKTHPVPAFARHLRRLIRRTRRSLFHLLNEPRTGRVLALLGEPGAGKSILMRRLARELVQAALKNPQAPLPLYFSLGTYTQYRAGAPLPVEEFIQKRLANGPAPERALMPLVEESLAAGRLVLLFDGMDEMPRADFSARVATLRDFMQRQTLCRILVSCRTHDFPRSQLKVHQVRLSPLSPRQTRTFLRRVLKVPWWSRGDLIHQVLAPQSPLAGLARNPLFLTLLGRYIVARGILPESRAELFQGFVDPHLDRAVSLRPSVERIVLLESLGRLGLAMLDCAGVGTAVPVHQTIAHARIDPEEGARWVDLAQLTGFVKRDVATGALRFLHPRLQEFFAALVLTRAPPEEREEWLGANIDNPWLEEVYLLVAQAGADLSTFAEAVLDEADEHLGVSPGTALRSADVAAEFTYESRLILMGRMFEAARLPEDHPVVTRMAKLLAGLEQEAPNHPLTELRTRRLFRAVRGALISHSQLAPRIEAALTSTEIWREEAAFKVLASRAADDTHAKRRLALHMLQQAVYRDLWLNSPRLRDYLADEPKLVELRSLLRLSVFLHLGLMVGLTACWSVAAGFLVGAGSAFFSVVVSILFYFAQFSRRRHLPATPSALVSQFLVLIVHGAALLTWTGVALTALLFKWLFTENPPRAALMLQVLDFPGRSSTMVTCSVLVMFVAAFSRWLAAWLASPSKSLRWGVVAGLMGSTLGSLWEGFSPWLLAWTCATCACALYLHPRLSFKIRRPSPRTRRILAYILVGGLGTVTVAFAVGKTLAAYPGLLGRVFSATGAFHAKPLSRQTLVLQKALGWLPAIVLALLTTWWIAKFCYSNISALLLVTRAPPGPFRLAQLSLALRVLISPLVMLEGRRAAIHRMGEMEPPSEALVIALLEYSHFGQARADDRPEIAKAVDALQEKIRREVTHDAPFNLQNELSVLATIMKAWQGQEVLCRKVCQEWMKRLGISLTDLELRLHEDGTSQELLEALRHLIPAAQPSKAGSATL is encoded by the coding sequence ATGTCGAACTCAGGTGGCGGTGCCGCGACACATGGGGGCATCGAGTTCCAGCAGCGCGTGAGTGCGTGGTTCGCCGTGGCCCTGCTCAAGGGGAAGGACCTCGCGCAAGATCTTGAACTCGACGCTCCTTTCGTCAGTGAGTCCCTGTCGTGGGAGACCTCTGCGGCCATCGACGACCTCCTGCTCCGCGCCGGTAGCCATTCACTTCTTGTCCAGGTGAAGCGCTCACTTAATCTGTCCAGTGGTGAGGACTCCGAGTTCCGCGGCGTCCTGGACCAGTTCGTGTCCCGCTTTCTCGTTCACCCAGGAGAGAACGAGCACTTCGTCCTCATCGTTTCTCCGCGGGCCTCCCAGCGCATCAAGGATGATCTCAAGAAGCTCCTCCTCTCCATCCGGCTGAACGAGGCGGGCTACCCGGACAATCCCCGTTCGAAACAAGAGGACAAGGTCCTGCAGGATTTCCGGCAGGACGTGGCGGACGCGTTTATGGCCCTCGGTTCCCTCCCCATGACAGAGAACAGGTTCGTCCACTTCTGCAAGAAGGTCAGGGTTGTCGTCATGGATGTGGAGGCCAATGCGCCTCATGAGCAGTCTGCACTCATGATGCTGGGCGACATCCCGCGCATTGGAGACAGCGCACCGCTGGTATGGCCCCTGGTCATCGCGCAGTGCCTCCGGTTTGGCACAGGGCGGCTTTCCTGTACACGCGATGCACTAGGGAGCATCGTCTTCGCGTCGCTGGAGCGGGCTTCCGCCGACATTGAGACACAGCCGGAGCCCGAAACAGCTGACGAGTCGCACCGGCCCTTGAAGCTGTTCTTCTCCTATACCCACGCGGACACGCCTCATCGAATCGCGCTCGAACGTCACCTGTTTCCATTGATCCGGTCCGGACGGATCAAGCTTTCGTATGACCGGAAAATCGCAATCGGAGCGCAATGGGAGCCTGACGTGCATCTTCATCTGGAGAGCGCGGACCTGATTCTCGTGCTGGTAAGTCAGGGGTTCTTGGCGTCGAACTATTGTTGGGACATCGAGCTCAAACGAGCCCTGGAACGACACGAGCTAGGCCAGGCCCGGGTACTCCCCATCTTTATTGAGCCCTGCCACTGGCAGGACGCGTCTTTCGCCCACCTGCAAGGCCTTCCGAGTCACGGAAAGGCATTGACCGAAGGCCCCCTGGAGCAGGGCTACGCGAAGGTCGTCCAGGAGCTCGCGACGCTCATCCAAGGCTTGGAATCGTCCGCAGGCCCCAACCGGGCGGCTCCCGGCGGTTTCGAACGGGAGCGCTACCTCCGTTCACTCCTGGCCCGTCTGGAGCAACTCGAGGACGAGAACCTCTTTTCGCCCGACGCATACATCGAGCTGAGCAAGGACATCACCACGCCCGCGGTAGACCCCCATCCCGATTTCGAAGGGGAGAAGACCCACCCGGTTCCTGCCTTCGCACGACACCTTCGTCGGCTTATCAGACGAACACGCCGTTCGCTCTTTCACTTGTTGAATGAGCCCAGAACAGGGCGCGTGTTGGCGCTCTTGGGCGAACCCGGCGCGGGAAAAAGCATCCTCATGCGTCGGCTTGCGCGTGAGCTAGTCCAGGCAGCATTGAAGAATCCACAAGCCCCCCTGCCGTTGTACTTCTCCCTGGGGACATATACCCAATACCGGGCAGGCGCGCCCCTCCCCGTCGAGGAGTTCATCCAGAAGCGCCTTGCGAATGGCCCCGCGCCCGAGCGAGCCCTCATGCCTCTCGTTGAGGAATCCCTCGCCGCGGGACGGCTGGTCTTGCTCTTTGACGGCATGGATGAGATGCCACGCGCGGACTTTTCAGCGCGCGTCGCCACACTGCGCGATTTCATGCAGCGCCAGACCCTGTGCCGGATCCTGGTCTCATGCAGGACCCACGACTTTCCTCGTAGCCAGCTCAAGGTGCATCAGGTCCGCCTCTCGCCCCTCTCTCCTCGGCAGACCAGGACCTTCCTGCGCCGGGTCCTGAAGGTGCCCTGGTGGAGCAGGGGAGACCTCATTCATCAAGTCCTGGCGCCCCAATCACCCCTGGCGGGACTCGCGCGAAACCCCCTCTTCCTCACGCTGCTTGGGCGGTACATCGTGGCCAGGGGCATACTGCCCGAATCTCGTGCCGAGCTCTTCCAGGGCTTCGTGGATCCCCATCTTGACCGTGCCGTGAGCTTGCGCCCGAGCGTCGAGCGCATCGTGCTCCTGGAGAGTCTAGGGCGGCTGGGCCTTGCCATGCTCGATTGCGCGGGAGTAGGGACCGCCGTCCCCGTCCATCAAACCATCGCACACGCCAGGATCGATCCCGAGGAAGGCGCCAGATGGGTCGACCTTGCGCAGCTCACCGGCTTTGTGAAGCGCGACGTGGCTACGGGCGCCCTTCGCTTCCTCCACCCAAGGCTTCAGGAATTCTTCGCCGCGCTCGTGCTGACCCGGGCCCCGCCCGAAGAGCGGGAGGAATGGCTCGGAGCCAACATCGACAATCCCTGGCTTGAGGAGGTCTACCTCCTAGTCGCGCAAGCCGGTGCCGACCTGTCCACCTTCGCGGAAGCAGTCTTGGACGAGGCGGACGAACACCTTGGCGTGTCTCCTGGAACGGCACTTCGGAGTGCCGACGTCGCCGCGGAGTTCACTTACGAGTCCAGGCTGATCTTGATGGGACGGATGTTCGAAGCCGCACGGCTTCCCGAGGACCATCCCGTCGTCACGCGCATGGCGAAGCTGCTGGCCGGACTGGAGCAGGAGGCTCCCAATCATCCGCTTACCGAACTTCGAACGAGGCGCCTGTTTCGCGCGGTACGAGGTGCCCTGATCAGTCACTCCCAGCTTGCGCCTCGTATCGAGGCCGCGCTGACCTCCACGGAGATCTGGAGAGAGGAAGCCGCGTTCAAGGTGCTCGCGAGCCGAGCGGCGGATGACACACATGCGAAGCGCAGACTCGCCCTTCACATGCTACAACAGGCGGTCTATCGTGATCTGTGGCTGAACTCGCCAAGGTTGCGTGATTACCTTGCGGATGAGCCCAAATTGGTCGAACTCCGCAGCCTGCTCAGGCTGTCGGTTTTCCTGCATCTGGGCCTCATGGTGGGTCTCACGGCCTGCTGGTCGGTCGCCGCCGGGTTTCTTGTTGGCGCGGGCTCCGCATTCTTCTCCGTCGTGGTGAGCATCCTCTTCTACTTCGCCCAGTTCTCACGGAGGCGGCACCTTCCTGCCACCCCTTCGGCGCTGGTCAGCCAGTTCCTGGTATTAATTGTTCATGGCGCAGCGCTCCTGACCTGGACCGGGGTCGCACTCACGGCGCTGCTCTTCAAATGGCTCTTCACTGAAAACCCACCACGTGCCGCCCTGATGCTCCAGGTGCTGGACTTCCCCGGCAGATCCTCCACCATGGTGACTTGCAGCGTGCTCGTGATGTTCGTTGCCGCGTTTTCCCGGTGGCTCGCAGCCTGGTTGGCGTCGCCATCCAAGTCCCTGCGATGGGGTGTCGTCGCGGGCCTGATGGGGTCGACGCTGGGCTCCCTATGGGAGGGATTCTCGCCCTGGCTATTAGCATGGACGTGCGCGACCTGTGCCTGTGCGCTTTATCTTCACCCAAGGCTGTCCTTCAAAATTCGCCGCCCGAGCCCTAGGACTCGCCGTATCCTCGCGTACATCCTCGTGGGGGGATTGGGGACGGTTACCGTCGCATTCGCTGTTGGAAAAACCCTGGCGGCCTACCCCGGTTTGCTCGGACGCGTATTCTCGGCTACAGGGGCGTTCCATGCCAAACCCTTGTCAAGACAGACCCTTGTCTTACAGAAGGCATTGGGATGGCTTCCCGCCATCGTGCTGGCACTTCTGACGACATGGTGGATCGCTAAATTCTGCTACTCGAACATCAGCGCGCTACTGCTCGTCACGAGAGCGCCGCCGGGTCCCTTCCGCCTGGCCCAGCTTTCTCTGGCCTTGCGCGTGCTCATTTCCCCCCTGGTCATGCTGGAAGGAAGAAGGGCTGCCATCCACCGAATGGGAGAAATGGAACCTCCCAGTGAAGCTCTGGTTATCGCACTCCTTGAATATTCTCATTTCGGTCAAGCACGGGCCGACGACAGACCCGAAATCGCGAAGGCTGTCGACGCCCTGCAGGAGAAGATCCGCCGCGAGGTCACGCACGACGCTCCATTCAACCTGCAGAATGAACTTTCGGTCCTGGCAACCATTATGAAGGCCTGGCAAGGACAAGAGGTGCTGTGCCGGAAGGTTTGCCAGGAATGGATGAAGCGACTTGGGATCAGTCTCACAGATCTCGAACTCCGGCTCCATGAAGATGGAACCAGCCAGGAGCTATTGGAGGCACTCCGCCACCTGATTCCCGCAGCCCAGCCGTCAAAGGCGGGAAGCGCGACACTATGA
- a CDS encoding baseplate J/gp47 family protein: MPLLPASTDYTHRDFDALRARLVALVKSVFADWSDFEVASFGNVLLEMYAFVGDVLGSYQDNLARESRLSTATQRRNVIALARMLGYRLHGAQAATAEVELRLALPPAAPVTFPAGTVVRTQEVTEAVRFQLLTPATIPAGANPPRVLAVAEHSKTHTQLFDARGLADFEAHLDFAPYIDGSARVSTTQGAFSEVDTFLNSRACDTHFLVSVDQGDKATVRFGTGTNGLPPAGTVVVVYKTGGGAVGNVDAGRLVVMEGSFKDAHGHAVQVSVHNPAPASGGADRQTVASAKLLAPESLRALTRTVSREDFEINARRLPGVARALMLTSNEDATIPENAGILYVVPKGGGAPSPALKAQVLRQVTEVFPCTLTFQVSVQEPVYRSVDVSARLFLRQGASAQDVASRVRQALAAHFRISEPDGTPNPRIDFGFNLKDAQGFPAGEVAWSDVFNIVRDVPGVRKLGDARMDLTLNGLPADVKLTVRELPVLGSVTLQDGDTGRLL, encoded by the coding sequence GTGCCACTTCTCCCTGCGTCCACCGACTACACCCACCGCGACTTCGACGCCCTGCGCGCGCGCCTCGTCGCGCTCGTGAAGAGCGTCTTCGCCGACTGGAGCGATTTCGAAGTCGCCAGCTTCGGCAACGTCCTGCTGGAGATGTACGCCTTCGTTGGCGACGTCCTTGGCAGCTACCAGGACAACCTCGCCCGCGAATCGCGCCTCTCCACCGCCACTCAGCGCCGCAACGTCATCGCCCTGGCACGCATGCTGGGCTACCGGCTTCACGGTGCCCAGGCAGCCACCGCCGAGGTGGAGCTGCGCCTGGCCCTGCCTCCAGCAGCCCCCGTCACGTTCCCCGCCGGCACCGTTGTCCGCACTCAGGAAGTGACGGAGGCCGTCCGCTTCCAGTTGCTGACCCCCGCCACCATTCCGGCCGGCGCAAACCCGCCCCGCGTCCTCGCTGTGGCCGAGCACTCGAAGACGCACACCCAGCTCTTCGACGCCCGCGGCCTCGCCGACTTCGAAGCGCACCTGGACTTCGCCCCCTACATCGACGGCTCCGCCCGCGTGTCCACCACCCAGGGCGCCTTCAGTGAGGTGGACACCTTCCTCAACTCCCGCGCCTGCGACACCCACTTCCTCGTCAGCGTCGACCAGGGGGACAAGGCCACCGTCCGCTTCGGCACCGGCACCAACGGCCTGCCGCCCGCTGGCACCGTGGTGGTGGTGTACAAGACGGGGGGCGGCGCGGTCGGCAACGTGGACGCGGGGCGCCTCGTCGTCATGGAGGGCAGCTTTAAGGACGCCCACGGCCACGCGGTGCAGGTGTCCGTCCACAACCCCGCTCCTGCCTCGGGTGGCGCGGATAGGCAGACGGTCGCCTCCGCGAAGCTGCTGGCCCCGGAGAGCCTCCGGGCCCTGACACGCACCGTCTCCCGCGAAGACTTCGAAATCAACGCCCGGCGTCTGCCCGGTGTGGCCCGCGCCCTCATGCTGACGTCCAACGAGGACGCCACCATTCCGGAGAATGCCGGCATCCTCTACGTGGTGCCCAAGGGCGGCGGGGCGCCCTCGCCCGCGCTCAAGGCCCAAGTGCTGCGGCAGGTAACGGAAGTCTTCCCCTGCACCCTCACCTTCCAGGTGAGCGTCCAGGAGCCGGTGTATCGGAGCGTGGACGTCTCCGCGCGCCTCTTCCTGCGCCAGGGCGCTTCGGCCCAGGATGTCGCCTCGCGCGTCCGCCAGGCGCTGGCTGCCCACTTCCGCATCAGCGAGCCGGACGGCACGCCCAACCCGCGCATCGACTTCGGATTCAACCTCAAGGACGCCCAGGGCTTCCCGGCCGGAGAGGTGGCCTGGTCGGACGTGTTCAACATCGTTCGCGACGTGCCCGGAGTGCGGAAGCTGGGCGACGCGCGAATGGACCTGACGCTGAACGGCCTGCCCGCGGATGTGAAGCTGACGGTGCGGGAGCTGCCAGTGCTGGGCAGCGTCACTCTCCAGGACGGGGACACCGGGAGGCTCCTCTGA
- a CDS encoding IS630 family transposase, giving the protein MMRLAQAAQGGFPPLQRVEVERLACCEPAGIGLHMTHWSTRSLAQAARLQGIAPTLSHSTVALILRDADLQPHRSRYWKTPVADNTFRTLSAPILWCYERAAALAQQGEVVMCVDEKPNIQALERRRPTHPMRPGLIERQEFEYVRHGTVNLLVKLVVHTGMMRGWCLEHNDSASLRAVLPQILGEHREARRIHLIWDNGSSHIAQETRDFLRRHDSRVRVLFTPAHASWLDQAELLLRAFEARYLLRGNWTSRAELIAHLDASWPEYNRLYAHPFTWSWTRARMQQWVARHGS; this is encoded by the coding sequence ATGATGCGCCTCGCCCAGGCCGCCCAAGGCGGCTTTCCCCCCCTCCAGCGCGTCGAAGTGGAGAGGCTGGCCTGCTGTGAGCCAGCGGGCATTGGCCTGCACATGACTCACTGGTCCACTCGCAGCCTGGCCCAGGCGGCTCGCCTGCAAGGCATCGCGCCGACCCTCTCCCACTCCACCGTGGCGCTCATCCTCCGGGACGCGGACCTGCAACCCCACCGCTCTCGCTACTGGAAGACTCCTGTTGCCGACAACACCTTCCGCACCCTGTCCGCGCCCATCCTCTGGTGCTACGAGCGCGCAGCCGCTCTGGCACAGCAGGGCGAGGTGGTCATGTGTGTGGACGAGAAGCCCAACATCCAGGCACTGGAACGTCGCCGCCCCACGCACCCGATGCGGCCAGGCCTCATCGAGCGGCAGGAGTTCGAGTACGTGCGGCACGGCACGGTGAACCTCTTGGTCAAGCTGGTGGTGCACACCGGCATGATGCGGGGCTGGTGCCTGGAGCACAATGACTCCGCTTCCCTGCGGGCGGTACTGCCTCAAATACTGGGAGAGCACCGAGAGGCTCGCCGCATCCATCTCATCTGGGACAACGGCTCCAGCCACATCGCTCAGGAGACGAGGGACTTCTTACGCCGCCACGACTCTCGTGTTCGTGTCCTCTTCACTCCTGCCCATGCCTCCTGGCTTGATCAGGCAGAGTTACTGCTGCGCGCCTTCGAGGCGCGCTACCTCCTGCGGGGAAACTGGACCAGCCGCGCCGAACTCATCGCCCACCTCGACGCCAGTTGGCCCGAGTACAACCGCCTCTACGCCCACCCCTTCACTTGGTCCTGGACGCGGGCCAGGATGCAACAGTGGGTTGCTCGGCATGGCTCCTGA
- a CDS encoding helix-turn-helix domain-containing protein, with protein sequence MSEPDTVVSELAERLELDRTTIWALCRRFEHWGMQVVDDAPRPGRPRRLSPPPARRSGEAGLL encoded by the coding sequence ATGAGCGAGCCGGACACCGTCGTCTCGGAGTTGGCTGAGCGACTCGAACTGGACCGGACCACCATCTGGGCGCTGTGCCGCCGCTTCGAGCACTGGGGCATGCAGGTCGTCGATGATGCGCCTCGCCCAGGCCGCCCAAGGCGGCTTTCCCCCCCTCCAGCGCGTCGAAGTGGAGAGGCTGGCCTGCTGTGA
- a CDS encoding ribbon-helix-helix domain-containing protein produces the protein MSPHARTSHPSLQKMRLPELQARYREVIGEATRSPNRTWLIRRIEEALAARERPKATQEQAPIKLTKGRAPEKAKAHQATAPAEQATQSQEGKKAEDFAPAPAGATPSRSGKKGATPAPAPAKSTSSASAATTSASAAGQPATKPPRGRFSAMTVEQLQAMYLEVVGRPTGSDSKAYLLWKIREAEKGRIPVGHRPEREVKVREDGKRVIPLSFEAKALEGLDKAWRNAGMPSRTEFFRRAIRRYLVETGAPEVAALFAPNQDE, from the coding sequence ATGTCCCCCCACGCACGCACTTCCCACCCCTCCCTCCAGAAGATGCGCCTGCCCGAGCTGCAGGCGCGCTACCGCGAAGTCATCGGCGAGGCCACCCGCAGCCCCAACCGCACCTGGCTCATCCGCCGCATCGAGGAGGCGCTCGCCGCCCGCGAACGACCCAAGGCCACGCAGGAGCAGGCACCCATCAAGCTCACCAAGGGCCGCGCTCCAGAGAAGGCCAAGGCCCACCAGGCCACGGCGCCCGCAGAGCAGGCTACCCAGTCCCAGGAGGGCAAGAAGGCCGAGGACTTCGCTCCGGCGCCCGCTGGCGCTACGCCCTCGCGCAGCGGCAAGAAGGGGGCCACGCCTGCCCCGGCCCCGGCCAAGAGCACTTCCTCCGCGAGCGCCGCCACCACCTCCGCGAGCGCCGCGGGCCAACCCGCCACCAAGCCTCCCCGCGGGCGCTTCTCGGCGATGACCGTCGAGCAACTCCAGGCCATGTACCTCGAAGTCGTCGGCCGCCCCACTGGCAGCGACTCGAAGGCCTACCTCCTCTGGAAAATCCGAGAGGCTGAGAAGGGCCGCATCCCGGTGGGCCATCGCCCCGAGCGCGAGGTGAAGGTGCGCGAGGATGGCAAGCGCGTCATCCCCCTCTCCTTCGAGGCGAAGGCCCTGGAGGGCCTCGACAAGGCGTGGCGCAACGCCGGTATGCCGAGTCGGACGGAGTTCTTCCGACGCGCCATCCGCCGCTATCTCGTCGAGACGGGGGCTCCAGAGGTCGCTGCCCTCTTCGCTCCAAATCAGGACGAGTAA